Proteins encoded by one window of Cannabis sativa cultivar Pink pepper isolate KNU-18-1 chromosome 4, ASM2916894v1, whole genome shotgun sequence:
- the LOC133037023 gene encoding secreted RxLR effector protein 78-like, with protein MLSIRLRGVLEKTIHETQSAFVEGRQILDSVLIANETVEDYRCKGKSGLVLKIDFEKAYDRVDWNFLDLVLCKKGFGVTWRKWINKCLSSTSFSVFINGRPRGKFSCSRGLRQGDPLSPFMFTLVADVLGRMVVKAVSSGNFSGFEVGKEKVHISHLQFADDT; from the coding sequence ATGCTCTCCATCAGGCTTAGAGGGGTGTTGGAGAAGACCATACATGAAACTCAATCTGCCTTTGTTGAAGGTAGACAAATTCTTGACTCGGTTCTTATTGCTAATGAAACAGTGGAGGACTATAGATGCAAAGGCAAAAGCGGATTGGTCCTAAAGATCGACTTTGAAAAAGCCTATGATCGAGTGGATTGGAATTTCTTGGATTTGGTATTGTGCAAGAAGGGTTTTGGAGTCACTTGGAGAAAATGGATCAATAAATGCTTGTCTTCTACTTCATTCTCAGTATTCATTAATGGAAGACCGAGGGGGAAGTTCTCTTGCTCTCGGGGCCTCAGACAAGGTGACCCACTATCACCCTTTATGTTTACTCTGGTCGCGGACGTTCTAGGGAGGATGGTGGTTAAGGCAGTAAGTTCAGGCAATTTCTCCGGGTTTGAGGTTGGAAAAGAGAAGGTTCATATAAGCCATCTTCAATTTGCAGATGATACCTAG